In one Drosophila pseudoobscura strain MV-25-SWS-2005 chromosome X, UCI_Dpse_MV25, whole genome shotgun sequence genomic region, the following are encoded:
- the LOC4814678 gene encoding probable RNA-binding protein 18 isoform X1 yields MANAACTSGGGGSAGAGEGATAAASAGAGEEQRRIWVGNLDSRITEFQLLKLMQKCGPIEKFDMLFHKGGPMVGQSRGYAFVTFAENEGATNALLKLDGTSVGSRSIAVRLAKNIKYDDLQKPKPRIEIPALGTGKREEKISKSEAIRAIEAKLKHLERHTDDNLELNPREGFNANVPFIQRYQFNKDRDNTQRYGKSSAPYHRQQRPKRR; encoded by the exons atggcaaatgct GCCTGCACAAGTGGCGGAGGCGGCAGtgcaggagctggagaaggagcaacagcagcagcatcagcgggGGCTGGCGAGGAACAGCGACGCATCTGGGTGGGAAATTTGGATTCAAGGATCACCGA GTTTCAACTTCTCAAACTAATGCAAAAATGCGGTCCCATCGAAAAGTTCGACATGCTGTTCCACAAGGGCGGCCCCATGGTTGGCCAGTCCCGCGGCTATGCCTTTGTTACATTCGCCGAG AACGAGGGAGCCACCAATGCCCTGCTCAAGCTGGATGGCACAAGCGTGGGCAGCCGCTCGATAGCCGTTCGCCTGGCCAAGAACATCAAATAC GATGATCTTCAAAAGCCCAAACCACGCATTGAGATTCCCGCTCTGGGGACGGGCAAGCGCGAGGAGAAAATCAGCAAATCCGAGGCCATACGCGCAATCGAGGCGAAACTAAAACATCTGGAACGTCACACAGACGACAATCTCGAGCTCAACCCCAGGGAGGGGTTCAACGCGAACGTACCCTTCATCCAGCGCTACCAGTTCAACAAGGATCGCGACAATACTCAGCGCTATGGAAAATCCTCGGCCCCCTACCATCGACAACAGCGTCCGAAGCGACGCTGA
- the LOC4814678 gene encoding probable RNA-binding protein 18 isoform X2, which yields MLFHKGGPMVGQSRGYAFVTFAENEGATNALLKLDGTSVGSRSIAVRLAKNIKYDDLQKPKPRIEIPALGTGKREEKISKSEAIRAIEAKLKHLERHTDDNLELNPREGFNANVPFIQRYQFNKDRDNTQRYGKSSAPYHRQQRPKRR from the exons ATGCTGTTCCACAAGGGCGGCCCCATGGTTGGCCAGTCCCGCGGCTATGCCTTTGTTACATTCGCCGAG AACGAGGGAGCCACCAATGCCCTGCTCAAGCTGGATGGCACAAGCGTGGGCAGCCGCTCGATAGCCGTTCGCCTGGCCAAGAACATCAAATAC GATGATCTTCAAAAGCCCAAACCACGCATTGAGATTCCCGCTCTGGGGACGGGCAAGCGCGAGGAGAAAATCAGCAAATCCGAGGCCATACGCGCAATCGAGGCGAAACTAAAACATCTGGAACGTCACACAGACGACAATCTCGAGCTCAACCCCAGGGAGGGGTTCAACGCGAACGTACCCTTCATCCAGCGCTACCAGTTCAACAAGGATCGCGACAATACTCAGCGCTATGGAAAATCCTCGGCCCCCTACCATCGACAACAGCGTCCGAAGCGACGCTGA
- the mRpS25 gene encoding probable 28S ribosomal protein S25, mitochondrial, with translation MPFMKGREPIRRTLRYLNAGKLVLKDKVRIFSVNYNTYGDHHAGARDFVFWNIPQVQFKNPEVQVLTMKNMTPSPFVRCYFDDGRDMLIDIDSRNKDEIIAHLVQVVGKTREQLDAEARLKESKDNPANFGYGCDRHCICEIPGQMPCPGTVPLPEQMRGKFKFAPK, from the exons ATGCCTTTCATGAAGGGACGCGAGCCGATCCGGCGCACCCTCAGGTACCTTAATGCAGGGAAATTGGTGCTCAAGGACAAGGTGCGGATCTTCAGCGTCAACTACAACACCTACGGGGATCATCATGCGGGCGCCAG GGACTTTGTGTTCTGGAACATTCCACAGGTACAGTTCAAGAATCCCGAGGTGCAGGTGCTCACCATGAAGAACATGACCCCGTCGCCGTTTGTGCGCTGCTACTTTGATGATGGCCGCGATATGCTCATCGACATTGATAGCCGCAATAAAGACGAAATCATCGCCCATCTGGTCCAGGTGGTAGGCAAGACGCG GGAACAACTGGATGCGGAGGCCCGTCTGAAAGAGAGTAAGGACAATCCGGCCAATTTCGGCTACGGCTGCGACCGGCACTGCATCTGCGAGATTCCTGGACAGATGCCCTGCCCCGGCACCGTGCCACTGCCCGAACAGATGCGCGGAAAATTCAAGTTTGCTCCAAAGTAA
- the nmdyn-D6 gene encoding nucleoside diphosphate kinase 6 isoform X1, with protein MTEITLAVIKPHVLRNTYALQQIKSLIEQNFRVLDQKEVHITKDLSDRFYAEHQGKFFYHRLTSFMNSGPCYALILQSEGSIQKWRRLMGPTKVFRAVYTEPQCIRALYGLSDTRNACHGSDSEASALREIGILFPEFDVLATADRKAKKET; from the exons ATGACCGAAATAACGTTGGCCGTGATCAAGCCGCATGTACTGCGCAACACATACGCCCTGCAGCAGATCAAATCCCTGATCGAACAGAACTTTCGAGTGCTCGACCAGAAGGAGGTTCACATTACGAAAGACCTATCGGATCGTTTCTATGCGGAGCACCAGGGCAAGTTCTTCTACCACCGCCTGACCAGCTTCATGAACAG CGGCCCCTGCTATGCACTCATACTGCAGTCGGAGGGCTCCATTCAGAAGTGGCGTCGCCTGATGGGACCCACCAAAGTGTTCAGGGCCGTCTATACCGAACCGCAGTGCATACGTGCGCTCTATGGCCTCTCCGACACACGCAATGCCTGCCACGGATCGGACAGCGAGGCCTCGGCCCTGCGGGAGATTGGCATCCTGTTTCCGGAGTTCGATGTGCTGGCCACTGCTGACCGCAAGGCCAAAAAGGAGACGTAG
- the nmdyn-D6 gene encoding nucleoside diphosphate kinase 6 isoform X3 yields the protein MTEITLAVIKPHVLRNTYALQQIKSLIEQNFRVLDQKEVHITKDLSDRFYAEHQGKFFYHRLTSFMNSSSF from the coding sequence ATGACCGAAATAACGTTGGCCGTGATCAAGCCGCATGTACTGCGCAACACATACGCCCTGCAGCAGATCAAATCCCTGATCGAACAGAACTTTCGAGTGCTCGACCAGAAGGAGGTTCACATTACGAAAGACCTATCGGATCGTTTCTATGCGGAGCACCAGGGCAAGTTCTTCTACCACCGCCTGACCAGCTTCATGAACAG